The following are from one region of the Juglans regia cultivar Chandler chromosome 10, Walnut 2.0, whole genome shotgun sequence genome:
- the LOC109019659 gene encoding uncharacterized mitochondrial protein AtMg00820-like — translation MVTRSKLGVVKPNPKYALTTITSANIPRELHNIKIALAHPGWKAVMDEELVALHKNETWKLVPRTPSMHVIGSKWVFKSKLKPNGSLDRLKAHLVAKGYHQIDGVDYTKTFSPVLKPGTIRMIITIALVQKWSIRQLDVKNALLHGLISEDLYMQQPPRMVDS, via the coding sequence ATGGTCACTCGGTCTAAACTAGGTGTGGTAAAACCAAATCCTAAGTATGCCTTAACCACCATCACATCAGCTAATATACCTCGTGAGCTGCACAATATTAAAATTGCATTGGCACATCCTGGTTGGAAAGCAGTCATGGACGAGGAGCTGGTTGCACTACATAAGAATGAGACCTGGAAACTGGTTCCTCGAACACCAAGCATGCATGTCATTGGTTCAAAATGGGTGTTTAAATCAAAACTCAAGCCAAATGGTTCTTTAGATCGACTCAAAGCACATTTAGTTGCAAAAGGGTATCATCAAATTGATGGAGTAGACTACACAAAAACTTTTTCTCCAGTTCTCAAACCAGGGACAATACGCATGATAATTACCATAGCTCTTGTTCAAAAGTGGTCCATTCGTCAACTAGATGTAAAAAATGCTTTATTGCATGGTTTAATTTCTGAAGATCTATACATGCAACAACCACCAAGAATGGTAGACTCTTAA
- the LOC109019661 gene encoding protein IQ-DOMAIN 14-like: MGRATRWLKGLFWIKKEKECSNSSDRKEEKRTTFGNSGRDSRDHFFHNPETIPSNISAAEAAWLKSYYTESESEQNKHAIAVAEATAAAADAAVAAAQAAVAVVRLTSQRRGSMNMFGGERESWASVKIQTIFRGYLARKALRALKGLVKLQALVRGYLVRKQATATLRSMQALIRAQAIVRSQKARVLIVNNETNRFEVRARKSMERLDEGTRSERMAPFHGRRLSASLDTIINSIDGSPKIVEIDTGRPKSRSCRTNTSVSDFGDDPPYQTPLSPIPASRRLSIPNCRNFHDQDYWGLTADECRFSTAQSTPRFVNSINAAPATPAKSVCADSFFRGYRSDFPNYMANTQCFKAKLRSHSAPKQRPEPGPIKRLSLNEMLESRSSLSGVMQRSSSQISQVHEAVSFKNAVMGKLERPSSETGREPADRDFLLRRW; the protein is encoded by the exons ATGGGTAGAGCAACGAGGTGGCTTAAGGGCTTGTTCTGGATAAAGAAGGAGAAAGAGTGTTCTAATTCTAGTGACCGGAAAGAAGAGAAACGGACTACTTTTGGAAACTCCGGCAGAGACTCTAGAGATCACTTTTTTCATAATCCGGAGACTATACCATCGAACATATCGGCCGCCGAGGCTGCTTGGCTAAAATCATACTACACAGAATCAGAGAGCGAGCAGAACAAGCATGCAATTGCGGTGGCAGAAGCCACGGCGGCAGCCGCTGATGCAGCCGTTGCTGCTGCGCAGGCGGCGGTGGCGGTTGTCAGGCTTACCAGCCAAAGAAGGGGCTCCATGAACATGTTTGGAGGTGAACGTGAGAGTTGGGCTTCTGTGAAGATTCAGACCATCTTTAGGGGATATTTG GCCAGAAAAGCGCTGCGAGCACTAAAAGGACTGGTGAAGTTACAGGCACTAGTTAGAGGGTATTTAGTGCGGAAGCAGGCCACTGCAACTCTTCGCAGTATGCAGGCACTAATTAGAGCTCAAGCAATAGTTCGCTCCCAGAAAGCTCGCGTGCTCATAGTCAACAATGAAACAAATAGATTTGAAGTCCGAGCGCGAAAATCCATG GAGAGACTGGATGAAGGTACTAGAAGTGAGCGTATGGCTCCATTCCACGGCAGAAGGCTTTCAGCTTCACTGGACACGATAATAAACTCCATTGATGGAAGCCCAAAAATTGTGGAGATCGATACCGGCAGGCCTAAATCAAGATCTTGCCGGACAAACACTTCAGTTTCAGATTTTGGTGATGACCCACCTTATCAAACACCACTTTCTCCGATCCCTGCAAGCCGCCGCTTATCGATACCCAATTGCCGGAACTTCCATGACCAGGATTACTGGGGCTTAACCGCCGACGAATGTAGGTTCTCGACCGCACAAAGCACCCCGCGTTTCGTCAACTCGATTAATGCCGCCCCGGCCACGCCTGCCAAGAGCGTTTGCGCCGATAGCTTCTTCCGGGGATACAGGAGCGATTTCCCGAACTACATGGCTAATACTCAGTGCTTTAAGGCTAAGCTAAGGTCGCATAGTGCTCCTAAGCAAAGACCTGAACCGGGACCGATCAAAAGGCTTTCCCTGAATGAAATGTTGGAGTCGAGGAGCAGTTTGAGCGGAGTAATGCAAAGGTCAAGTTCACAAATATCACAGGTTCATGAAGCTGTTAGTTTCAAGAATGCTGTGATGGGCAAACTGGAGAGGCCGTCGTCGGAGACTGGTAGGGAACCGGCAGATAGAGATTTCTTGCTGAGAAGGTGGTGA